The following are from one region of the Rosistilla carotiformis genome:
- the mgtE gene encoding magnesium transporter — MVNTLFLPELREMLAESNDSDLAEFCTALHPVRTAEFMEGLTASEAWQVLQHAEVALRAEIFSYLEEERQLEILEQEDPQRLAELVAEMPSDDRVDLIHELEDDRANEILPLLPEAERRDIMRLKSHAEETAGALMTTDFVRLSASLTVREALDDLSRQAEDHETIYYLYVVDEDHQLRGVVSGRQLIAAMGKPNTTMGELMDTDIVTVQIDEDQESVAEKVERYNLLAIPVVDEGRVLMGIITHDDVIDVLRDELTEDVQRIAAVAPLDEGYLRENILTLTWKRGIWLTVLFFAAMLTMLLLRHYDTELEKYIWLAWFIPLVISSGGNTGSQSATLVITALTSGDVKVGDWRTVAIREVMMGVLLGGSLGMIGYLFALFVAPSPYAAITIPITVLLVISSGAIAGGLLPLLFRRLELDPALMSNPFVAGIVDILGIMIYINVARIVLSGAVE; from the coding sequence ATGGTCAATACGCTATTTCTACCCGAACTGCGTGAAATGCTTGCCGAATCAAACGATTCGGATCTAGCTGAATTCTGCACGGCGCTGCATCCGGTCCGCACGGCCGAGTTCATGGAGGGGCTGACTGCCAGCGAGGCGTGGCAGGTTTTGCAACACGCCGAAGTGGCGTTGCGAGCGGAGATCTTCAGTTACCTGGAAGAAGAACGACAGCTGGAGATCCTCGAACAAGAAGATCCCCAGCGGCTTGCCGAGCTGGTCGCCGAGATGCCATCGGACGATCGGGTCGACCTGATCCACGAACTGGAAGACGACCGGGCCAACGAGATCCTGCCGCTGTTGCCCGAGGCCGAACGCCGCGACATCATGCGGCTGAAGAGCCACGCCGAAGAGACCGCCGGCGCGTTGATGACGACCGATTTTGTGAGGCTCTCCGCCTCGCTGACCGTTCGCGAGGCGTTGGACGATCTGAGCCGTCAGGCCGAGGATCATGAGACGATCTATTATCTGTATGTCGTCGACGAAGATCATCAATTGCGCGGGGTGGTTTCAGGGCGTCAGTTGATCGCGGCGATGGGGAAGCCCAACACCACGATGGGCGAACTGATGGATACCGATATCGTCACCGTGCAGATCGACGAAGATCAAGAGTCGGTTGCCGAGAAGGTCGAACGCTACAACCTGTTGGCGATTCCGGTGGTCGACGAGGGACGCGTGTTGATGGGGATCATCACCCACGACGACGTGATCGATGTGTTGCGCGACGAATTGACCGAAGACGTTCAACGGATCGCGGCGGTCGCTCCGCTGGATGAAGGCTATCTACGCGAGAACATCCTCACGCTGACCTGGAAGCGGGGGATCTGGCTGACGGTCCTCTTTTTTGCTGCGATGTTGACAATGCTTTTGTTAAGGCATTACGACACCGAACTGGAAAAATACATCTGGCTGGCCTGGTTCATCCCGTTGGTCATCAGTAGCGGTGGGAACACGGGTAGCCAATCGGCCACGTTGGTAATTACGGCGCTGACCAGTGGCGATGTGAAGGTTGGCGATTGGCGAACCGTCGCAATCCGCGAAGTCATGATGGGAGTGCTATTGGGCGGGTCGTTGGGGATGATCGGTTATCTGTTTGCGTTGTTTGTCGCCCCCAGCCCGTACGCTGCGATCACGATCCCGATCACCGTGCTGTTGGTGATCAGCAGCGGTGCGATCGCCGGTGGACTGTTGCCATTGTTGTTCCGACGCTTGGAACTCGATCCCGCTCTGATGAGCAATCCGTTTGTCGCGGGGATCGTCGACATTTTAGGGATCATGATCTACATCAACGTCGCCCGCATCGTGCTCAGCGGCGCCGTAGAATAG
- a CDS encoding trans-sulfuration enzyme family protein, which produces MKFRTRAIHDGNAIDPQTGAVVPPIHLASTFRQPGAGEWGEFDYSRSGNPTRSNLQATLNSLEGAVGSLAFSSGMAATHCVTMLLGNGDHVVAGKDIYGGTYRLLHKICDRNGISVTLVDMTDLDAVAAAIQPNTKLLWAETIGNPLFSIPDLSALAELAHSRGALIGVDNTFGTPVLVRPLEFGIDIVMHSATKYLGGHSDCLGGTLSVSDKELYDRLYFVQNATGAVLDPFSSFLIGRGLKTLDVRIREQSKTAARLADWLAAHPRVSRVYYPGLSSHPGHELAARQFDGIYGAMLGFELAGDFKATAAMVGKTHLFHLAVSLGAVESLIEQPASMSHASYDPADRAKAGISDALVRLSVGLEDFDDLRQDIEQAIAAV; this is translated from the coding sequence ATGAAATTTCGTACCCGCGCCATTCACGACGGCAATGCAATCGATCCCCAAACCGGCGCCGTCGTGCCGCCGATCCATCTTGCCAGCACCTTTCGCCAACCCGGAGCCGGAGAGTGGGGCGAGTTCGATTATTCGCGCAGCGGCAATCCGACGCGATCGAACCTGCAAGCGACGCTCAATTCGCTCGAGGGAGCGGTTGGTTCGTTGGCTTTCAGCAGCGGGATGGCGGCGACGCATTGCGTGACGATGCTGTTGGGCAATGGCGATCATGTCGTCGCCGGCAAAGACATCTATGGCGGCACCTACCGCTTGCTGCACAAGATCTGCGATCGCAACGGGATCTCGGTGACGCTTGTCGACATGACCGATCTGGACGCTGTCGCCGCGGCGATCCAACCGAATACAAAACTGCTGTGGGCGGAAACGATCGGCAACCCGTTGTTCTCGATCCCCGACCTGTCCGCGCTGGCAGAACTGGCCCATTCGCGCGGCGCGCTGATCGGTGTCGACAACACCTTCGGCACTCCCGTCCTGGTACGGCCGCTGGAATTTGGGATCGACATCGTCATGCACTCGGCCACCAAATACCTCGGTGGCCACAGCGATTGCTTGGGAGGAACCCTTTCGGTCTCCGATAAAGAACTCTACGACCGGCTCTATTTTGTCCAAAACGCAACCGGCGCGGTCTTGGATCCGTTCAGTAGTTTTCTGATCGGCCGCGGCCTCAAGACGCTCGACGTTCGGATTCGCGAGCAGAGCAAAACCGCGGCGCGATTGGCCGACTGGCTCGCCGCCCACCCGCGCGTCTCACGCGTCTATTACCCCGGGCTAAGTTCGCATCCGGGCCACGAACTGGCCGCGCGTCAATTCGACGGTATCTACGGAGCGATGCTCGGCTTTGAACTGGCCGGAGATTTTAAGGCGACCGCCGCGATGGTGGGCAAGACACACCTGTTCCACTTGGCGGTCAGTTTGGGGGCAGTGGAATCGTTGATCGAACAACCTGCATCGATGTCGCACGCCAGCTACGACCCCGCCGATCGCGCCAAAGCGGGCATCTCCGACGCGCTGGTCCGCCTGTCGGTGGGCCTAGAAGATTTTGACGATCTACGACAAGATATCGAACAAGCGATCGCCGCGGTTTGA
- a CDS encoding M16 family metallopeptidase has protein sequence MPYETTLHHTFDNGLVLLGEKMPWLRSAAFAFMLPAGCRFESPDRLGLAGFVNEMIQRGAGNYSSRDLVAVQDNLGLDRSSSISTAHGSFGGSMPAESLLPALSLYADIVLRPHLPGDQIDDARQMCLQELAAAEDDLPQTLMNRLKQMHFGEVLGRNSLGDEAGLMAIDADDLRGFYQQHYQPRGAMLSVAGNFEWDEVRAHVESLFGNWKPTDPMPELAIDGRSGYEPIEHPSQQTHLGIAFPAVSYGDPDYYPMRASVGVLSDGMSSRLFTRVREERGLCYTISAGCHSTREGGGVFCYAGTTAERAQETLDVTLQELQAIADGVEEGELERLKVRIQSSLIMEQESSASRASAIVSDWYLLGRVQSRDELQQKIDALTTADLVDYWKRNPPRDLRIVTVGPEPLQVP, from the coding sequence GTGCCTTACGAAACAACGCTCCATCACACCTTCGACAATGGCCTTGTCTTATTAGGCGAAAAAATGCCCTGGCTGCGTTCGGCCGCGTTTGCGTTCATGCTGCCTGCCGGTTGCCGTTTCGAATCGCCCGACCGGCTGGGATTGGCCGGCTTCGTCAACGAAATGATTCAGCGTGGGGCGGGCAATTACAGCAGCCGTGACTTGGTCGCCGTGCAGGACAATCTGGGCCTGGACCGATCCAGCAGCATCTCCACGGCGCATGGCAGTTTTGGTGGTTCGATGCCAGCCGAATCGCTGTTGCCCGCGCTGTCGCTGTATGCCGACATCGTCTTGCGTCCGCATCTGCCAGGCGATCAGATCGACGACGCCCGGCAAATGTGCCTGCAAGAACTGGCGGCGGCCGAAGATGATTTACCGCAGACGTTGATGAATCGTTTGAAGCAGATGCATTTTGGCGAAGTGCTGGGACGCAATTCGCTGGGGGACGAAGCGGGGTTGATGGCGATCGATGCCGACGATCTCCGCGGCTTCTATCAGCAACATTATCAACCGCGGGGCGCGATGTTGTCGGTTGCCGGGAACTTCGAATGGGACGAGGTCCGTGCGCATGTCGAGTCGTTGTTTGGCAATTGGAAACCGACCGACCCGATGCCCGAACTGGCGATCGATGGTCGCTCGGGATATGAACCGATTGAACATCCGTCGCAACAGACGCATCTTGGGATTGCATTTCCCGCCGTCAGCTATGGCGACCCGGACTACTACCCGATGCGTGCCAGCGTGGGAGTACTAAGCGATGGGATGAGTAGCCGGTTGTTCACGCGAGTCCGCGAGGAACGCGGCCTCTGCTACACGATCTCCGCAGGTTGTCATTCGACGCGCGAAGGAGGTGGGGTGTTCTGTTACGCAGGGACCACGGCCGAACGGGCGCAAGAGACTTTGGACGTTACGCTGCAAGAACTGCAAGCGATCGCCGACGGCGTGGAAGAAGGGGAATTGGAACGTTTAAAGGTCCGCATTCAAAGCAGTCTGATCATGGAGCAAGAGTCAAGCGCGTCGCGGGCCTCGGCAATTGTTTCGGATTGGTATCTGTTGGGCCGCGTGCAATCGCGTGACGAATTGCAGCAGAAGATCGACGCCCTCACGACCGCCGATTTGGTCGACTACTGGAAACGCAACCCGCCGCGTGATTTGCGGATCGTGACCGTGGGGCCTGAACCGCTCCAGGTGCCCTGA
- a CDS encoding M16 family metallopeptidase, whose product MTLEFKQHTLANGLQIVAELNPSGYTAAFGFFVRSGARDEGPEERGLSHFLEHMVFKGTARRTAADVNRELDELGGQANAYTSEEQTVYYTTVLPKYQDRAIDLLCDIMRPALRDDDFQTERQVILEEIAKYDDQPPFGAFETSMELYFAGHPLGSRVLGTPESIGEMTSTAMRKYFERRYDPKNMVLSAAGCVDFDALVSQVESLASQWPTAAMPAMVPAPTSGGQAKIELEVPDSSQTYVIRVGAAPPNSSTDRFAMRMLVSMMGEEGGSRLFWDLIDTGRADVATMWTQEFQDAGLLFTYLSCAPEDVDANLALIDGAIEVFVKNGPAEDEIEQAKNRMCAGLILSSERPSNRMFSIGNAWQIRGVYETLDDQLKKYRSVDADDLQRVLAAYPMHYTTEVRTVSKASAE is encoded by the coding sequence ATGACTTTGGAATTCAAACAGCACACGCTTGCCAACGGCCTGCAAATTGTCGCGGAGCTGAATCCTTCCGGATACACCGCGGCGTTCGGCTTTTTTGTTCGCAGCGGCGCCCGAGACGAGGGGCCCGAGGAACGGGGCTTGAGTCATTTTTTGGAGCACATGGTCTTCAAAGGGACCGCGCGACGGACCGCTGCGGATGTCAATCGCGAACTGGATGAACTGGGAGGCCAAGCCAACGCCTACACCAGCGAAGAGCAAACGGTTTATTACACGACCGTGTTGCCAAAGTACCAGGACCGAGCGATCGATCTGTTGTGCGACATCATGCGTCCGGCGCTCCGCGACGACGACTTTCAGACCGAGCGTCAAGTGATCCTCGAAGAGATCGCCAAATACGACGACCAGCCCCCCTTTGGTGCCTTCGAAACGTCGATGGAACTCTATTTCGCAGGACACCCTTTGGGCAGCCGGGTTTTGGGCACGCCGGAATCGATCGGCGAGATGACGTCGACGGCGATGCGGAAGTACTTCGAACGGCGCTATGATCCCAAGAACATGGTGCTGTCGGCTGCCGGATGTGTTGATTTCGATGCCTTGGTCAGCCAGGTCGAATCGCTCGCCAGCCAGTGGCCTACCGCAGCGATGCCGGCGATGGTGCCCGCTCCAACGTCCGGTGGGCAGGCAAAGATTGAACTGGAGGTTCCGGATTCCAGCCAAACCTACGTGATTCGGGTCGGAGCGGCCCCCCCCAATTCCAGCACCGATCGGTTTGCGATGCGGATGTTGGTTTCGATGATGGGTGAGGAAGGGGGCAGTCGATTGTTTTGGGATCTGATCGACACTGGTCGCGCCGACGTGGCGACGATGTGGACTCAGGAGTTTCAAGATGCCGGCCTGTTGTTCACTTACCTCAGCTGTGCCCCGGAAGATGTTGACGCAAACTTAGCGTTGATCGACGGAGCGATTGAAGTTTTCGTTAAAAATGGGCCCGCCGAAGATGAGATCGAACAGGCCAAAAACCGCATGTGCGCGGGGTTAATTCTGTCCAGCGAGCGGCCGAGCAATCGAATGTTTTCCATTGGCAACGCCTGGCAGATACGGGGCGTTTATGAGACGCTCGACGATCAATTGAAAAAGTATCGCAGCGTAGATGCCGACGACCTGCAACGCGTTCTTGCCGCATACCCGATGCATTATACGACCGAGGTCCGCACGGTTTCCAAAGCATCCGCGGAATAG